In Pygocentrus nattereri isolate fPygNat1 chromosome 30, fPygNat1.pri, whole genome shotgun sequence, the following proteins share a genomic window:
- the LOC108412428 gene encoding probable G-protein coupled receptor 34, with translation MNPRFRKREDNAYGMTTSNFTGVLLNTSFTLPTNSELNQSCSLEEESLQVPFAIFYSLLFLFGLLGNILALWVFFFLHSRRNSVRVFLINVALADLVLVACLPFRILYHMLGNHWPLGPRMCKVVGNLFYMNMYVSITLLGLISLDRYIKIQGVRVACCRRLLKGSNWSIAVCGILWVFSLVAVVPMIALAEGNEEQGKCFQYKTRTNARGKAYFNLLLVAVFWMVFLLLVVSYGRIAWRLLRASRDKPDLPNATRYSRTAKKSFVVLFLFTICFVPYHSFRGFYIQSQLSETSCETRRLIDRTNEVMLLFSALNSCLDPVMYFMLSGSVRKATVKAVSQVFCVRHDTTTIINSSTTELRRTSMSQASTTVLATPRGSIGLITTLRSQTLHPKDMP, from the coding sequence ATGAACCCTCGATTTCGAAAAAGGGAAGATAACGCATACGGAATGACCACTTCTAACTTCACTGGTGTACTCTTAAACACGTCCTTCACTCTGCCTACGAACTCAGAACTCAACCAGTCATGTTCTTTAGAGGAAGAATCCCTGCAAGTGCCTTTTGCCATCTTCTACTCCCTCCTCTTCTTGTTTGGCCTGTTGGGTAACATTCTAGCCCTGTGGGTCTTCTTCTTCCTGCACTCCCGCCGCAACTCTGTCCGGGTCTTCCTCATCAACGTAGCCCTGGCTGACCTTGTACTGGTGGCCTGCCTACCCTTTCGCATCCTCTACCACATGCTGGGCAACCACTGGCCACTGGGCCCACGCATGTGCAAGGTGGTGGGCAACCTCTTCTACATGAACATGTATGTGAGCATCACACTGCTTGGCCTCATCAGCCTAGACCGCTACATAAAGATACAAGGGGTACGGGTGGCCTGCTGCCGCCGTTTGCTGAAGGGCAGCAACTGGAGCATAGCAGTGTGTGGAATTTTGTGGGTGTTCTCTCTGGTGGCTGTGGTGCCCATGATCGCTCTAGCTGAGGGCAATGAGGAGCAGGGAAAGTGCTTCCAGTATAAGACACGCACAAATGCCCGGGGCAAGGCCTACTTCAACCTCCTCCTGGTGGCTGTCTTCTGGATGGTGTTCTTGCTGCTGGTGGTTTCATACGGGCGGATTGCCTGGCGCCTACTGCGGGCATCTCGTGACAAACCAGACCTGCCCAACGCTACACGCTACAGTCGTACAGCTAAAAAGTCCTTTGTGGTGCTGTTTCTGTTCACCATCTGCTTCGTGCCCTACCATTCCTTCAGGGGTTTCTACATCCAGTCCCAGCTCAGCGAGACATCCTGCGAAACGCGCCGCCTCATAGATCGAACCAATGAGGTCATGCTACTTTTTTCGGCACTCAACAGCTGCCTAGACCCAGTCATGTACTTCATGCTCTCAGGCTCGGTGCGCAAGGCCACAGTTAAAGCCGTGTCCCAGGTGTTCTGTGTGAGGCATGACACCACCACGATCATCAACAGTTCTACCACAGAGTTACGCAGGACATCTATGTCTCAGGCCTCCACCACTGTGCTGGCTACGCCCCGCGGGAGTATAGGGCTCATCACCACCCTCCGATCTCAAACCCTCCATCCAAAGGACATGCCTTGA